Proteins from a single region of Halorubrum sp. 2020YC2:
- a CDS encoding acetate--CoA ligase has translation MGTLNELFDPDRVAVVGATAREGAVGRAVTSNLLDDFDGDTVPVNPNYDEVLDTPCVDDVADADADVAVVVVPPSIVLDAIEACGEAGVRNVVVITAGFGETGEDGAARERRLAELSDEYDLNLVGPNSLGIMSTPSGMNATFGPENALPGGLSFMSQSGAFVTAVLDWANDNGIGFKDVVSLGNKAVLDETDFVDHWGDDEETDVIIGYLEGIEDGREFIETARETTDDTPIVAVKSGRTSAGAQAASSHTGTLAGSDKAYEAGLDQAGVIRAESVDELFDAAGILGSQPLPDTDSVAIVTNAGGPGVMATDAVGDADLDMASFSRETSDALAASMPEEANIHNPVDVIGDADVDRFREALEITVADDNVGAALVLAAPTATIDFDELADAITDVSDEMDAPVAACLMGGDRTREPKQRLQAKGIPCYFDPARAIDSLATLATYRDIKAREYADPMSFDVDRERAREILGTVRDRDDNRLGVEAMELLDAYGIPTPDGEIVDSPDRAREVAEGVDGDVVMKIVSPDILHKSDIGGVAVGVADDEVADTYEDLITRARNYQPDATVLGVQVQEMVDLDDGVETIVGMNRDPQFGPLLMFGLGGIFVEVMEDTTFRVAPVSEPEAREMTEEIQSAPLLRGARGRDPVDVDAVIETIGRLSQLVTDFPAVLELDINPLVALPDDDGGTNAAAVDVRLTVDPEALDPPETDPKPLDAEEPTDD, from the coding sequence ATGGGTACGCTCAACGAGCTGTTCGACCCGGACCGGGTCGCCGTCGTCGGCGCGACCGCCCGCGAGGGCGCCGTCGGCCGCGCCGTCACGTCGAATCTCCTCGACGATTTCGACGGCGACACGGTCCCCGTCAATCCGAACTACGACGAGGTGCTCGACACGCCCTGTGTCGACGACGTCGCGGACGCGGACGCCGACGTCGCGGTCGTCGTCGTCCCACCGTCGATCGTGTTGGACGCCATCGAGGCGTGCGGCGAGGCCGGGGTCCGCAACGTCGTCGTGATCACCGCCGGGTTCGGCGAGACGGGGGAGGACGGAGCGGCGAGGGAGCGTCGCCTCGCGGAGCTGTCGGACGAGTACGACCTGAACCTCGTCGGTCCCAACAGCCTCGGAATCATGTCGACGCCCTCGGGGATGAACGCCACGTTCGGCCCCGAGAACGCGCTCCCGGGCGGGCTCTCTTTCATGAGCCAGTCGGGCGCGTTCGTCACCGCGGTCCTCGACTGGGCCAACGACAACGGGATCGGCTTCAAGGACGTCGTCTCGCTCGGCAACAAGGCCGTCTTAGACGAGACGGACTTCGTCGACCACTGGGGCGACGACGAGGAGACGGACGTGATCATCGGCTACCTCGAAGGGATCGAGGACGGCCGCGAGTTCATCGAGACCGCCCGCGAGACGACGGACGACACCCCGATCGTCGCCGTGAAGTCCGGGCGGACGAGCGCGGGCGCGCAGGCCGCCTCCTCGCACACCGGCACGCTCGCCGGCTCCGACAAGGCGTACGAGGCCGGACTCGATCAGGCCGGCGTCATCCGCGCGGAGTCGGTCGACGAGCTGTTCGACGCCGCGGGCATCCTCGGGAGCCAGCCGCTGCCCGACACCGACAGCGTCGCCATCGTCACCAACGCCGGCGGCCCGGGCGTGATGGCGACCGACGCGGTGGGCGACGCCGACCTCGACATGGCGTCGTTCTCTCGGGAGACGAGCGACGCGCTCGCGGCGTCGATGCCCGAGGAGGCGAACATCCACAACCCGGTCGACGTGATCGGAGACGCCGACGTCGACCGGTTCCGCGAGGCGCTGGAGATCACCGTCGCGGACGACAACGTCGGGGCCGCCCTCGTGCTGGCCGCGCCGACCGCCACCATCGACTTCGACGAGTTGGCGGACGCGATCACCGACGTGAGCGACGAGATGGACGCGCCCGTCGCCGCCTGCCTGATGGGCGGCGACCGGACCCGCGAGCCGAAACAGCGGCTTCAGGCGAAGGGGATCCCCTGTTACTTCGACCCCGCGCGCGCCATCGATAGCCTCGCGACGCTCGCGACGTACCGCGACATCAAGGCGCGCGAGTACGCCGACCCGATGTCGTTCGACGTCGACCGCGAGCGCGCCCGCGAGATCCTCGGCACGGTGCGCGACCGCGACGACAACCGCTTGGGCGTCGAGGCGATGGAGCTGCTCGACGCGTACGGCATCCCCACGCCGGACGGCGAAATCGTCGACTCCCCCGACCGCGCCCGCGAGGTCGCTGAAGGCGTCGACGGCGACGTGGTGATGAAGATCGTCTCGCCGGACATCCTGCATAAGTCCGACATCGGCGGCGTCGCCGTCGGCGTCGCGGACGACGAGGTGGCCGACACCTACGAGGACCTGATCACCCGCGCGCGCAACTACCAGCCGGACGCGACCGTGCTCGGCGTGCAGGTGCAGGAGATGGTCGATCTCGACGACGGCGTCGAGACCATCGTCGGCATGAACCGCGACCCGCAGTTCGGCCCGCTGCTGATGTTCGGGCTGGGCGGCATCTTCGTGGAGGTGATGGAGGACACCACGTTCCGCGTCGCACCCGTCTCGGAGCCCGAGGCCCGCGAGATGACCGAGGAGATCCAGTCGGCGCCGCTGCTGCGGGGCGCGCGCGGCCGCGACCCGGTCGACGTGGACGCCGTGATCGAGACGATCGGCCGGCTCTCGCAGCTGGTCACCGACTTCCCGGCCGTCCTCGAACTCGACATCAACCCCCTTGTCGCACTGCCCGACGACGACGGCGGCACGAACGCCGCCGCCGTCGACGTGAGACTCACCGTCGATCCGGAGGCGCTCGACCCGCCGGAGACCGACCCCAAACCGCTCGACGCGGAGGAACCCACCGATGACTGA
- a CDS encoding phosphotransacetylase family protein has translation MTDTPTTLVTATGDSTGKTAITVALARLAADRDRSVGYMKPKGTRLQSNVGKTLDQDPMLAREVLGLDAEMHQMEPVVYSPTFVEGAIRGTEDSDALRDRIREEYDQIAADHDQVFVEGGGSWTTGGVVDLTDVDVAELLDARVVLVAEYGSPNDLDEVLAAADAFGDRLAGVVFNKVSDDAFESLDQDGIPFLESKGITVFGALPYEKELAGVTVGELADELGAELLTDAPTDAFVERFLVGAMGGDEALRYFRRARDAAVITGGDRADVQTAALDASGVACLVLTGGHRPSGAVLGKAADAGKPVLAVNTDTVTAIDRAEEVVRGGRTRDVRTVDRMAELLGDNVDVDALV, from the coding sequence ATGACTGACACACCCACCACACTCGTCACCGCGACCGGAGACAGCACCGGAAAGACCGCGATCACCGTCGCCTTAGCGCGGCTCGCCGCCGACCGCGACCGCAGCGTCGGCTACATGAAACCGAAGGGCACCCGGCTCCAGTCGAACGTCGGCAAGACGCTCGATCAGGACCCCATGCTCGCCCGCGAGGTGCTCGGCTTGGACGCCGAGATGCACCAGATGGAGCCGGTCGTCTACTCGCCCACGTTCGTCGAGGGCGCGATCCGCGGCACGGAGGACTCGGACGCGCTCCGCGACCGGATCCGCGAGGAGTACGATCAGATTGCGGCCGACCACGACCAGGTGTTCGTCGAGGGCGGCGGCAGCTGGACCACCGGCGGCGTCGTCGACCTCACCGACGTCGACGTCGCGGAGCTGCTCGACGCGCGGGTCGTCCTCGTCGCGGAGTACGGTTCGCCCAACGACTTAGACGAGGTGCTGGCGGCCGCAGACGCCTTCGGGGACCGCCTCGCCGGCGTCGTGTTCAACAAGGTGTCCGACGACGCCTTCGAGTCGCTCGACCAGGACGGGATCCCGTTCCTCGAATCGAAGGGGATCACCGTGTTCGGCGCGCTCCCGTACGAGAAGGAGCTGGCGGGCGTCACGGTGGGCGAGCTGGCGGACGAGCTGGGCGCCGAGCTGCTGACCGACGCGCCCACCGACGCGTTCGTCGAGCGGTTCCTCGTCGGCGCGATGGGCGGCGACGAGGCGCTCCGGTACTTCCGGCGCGCCCGCGACGCCGCCGTCATCACCGGCGGCGACCGCGCGGACGTCCAGACCGCCGCGCTCGACGCCTCGGGCGTGGCCTGTCTCGTCCTCACCGGCGGCCATCGCCCCTCCGGCGCGGTGCTGGGCAAGGCGGCCGACGCCGGCAAGCCCGTCCTCGCGGTGAACACCGACACGGTCACGGCCATCGACCGCGCCGAGGAGGTCGTCCGCGGCGGGCGCACGCGCGACGTGCGGACGGTCGACCGGATGGCCGAACTGCTCGGCGACAACGTCGACGTCGACGCGCTCGTCTGA